The Salvelinus sp. IW2-2015 unplaced genomic scaffold, ASM291031v2 Un_scaffold1499, whole genome shotgun sequence genomic interval ACTCAGAAAGTGGTTAAGAGTTTtaagtttgtaaaaaaaaatatttagctgtGTAACATCACCTAATCACCAATAAATCTGTCAACAGAAATAAGACAAtgtaaatatgaaactattgtGTTACATAGTAAAGGAATGTAATGGGTGTACATTTTGTTGGTGAAGAACTGCATCAAACAAAGTACAGTTGCTGTGTTTATTATTTGAAATGCATGGATGACACCTGCTTCAAAAATATTCATGTTTTAGAAATATATCCTTACCTCTCCTTAAACAGCATAATGTAGCGCCCTTCGCTTTATAACAGGTGAAAGTTTTAATACTCATCTATTTACAATGTGTTAAGGCACTGCACtgcaacacccgtgccaatatatcctccaaacaccggcttctcgggcattatcacttaaatatacattcttcagaccctactgagtattccctacAATATTTTTACTTCGGCACCTAGAATAGTTTTTGCTTTTAAAGCCAATATGTATTTCAAATACAGTGTTTCAAATACAGTGATTTGCACTCGGGGCATTTATTTGAccttggaacatgttttaaaacccaTATTTGttgcaaatgtcacttaaatatgaaaAAATAGCCATTATTTTAAATATCATGAATAAAAAAAGGTTATTGACGCGTTTCTGTTATGTgaggaacttttattttgaaaacttTTTTCGTGTTACGCTAATCGTAAAGTGAAAGTAAAGTTAGTCCAGGGCCCTATACTACTGCGATCAAGGCTGCGGTAAGATACATATGATGTATTTACGTAGAAATAACCTACATTACATGTTCCGCGCTGTAGCCTAACTTTAAGAATCATATATTTCATATTGATGAATGATTGTGTAATGTTACTACAACGAATAGGCAGGCCTATGCTccactgttctctctcttgttttcaaTATTCTGTTCTCCCTCTGACTCTCCCGTAACGCCCTTCTGATTTTAAAAGTGCGCTGCTAAACTCACTCGAATTTCCACTGTTCTTGAAATATGAAACGCAATGGCCTTGTCATTATTAATTAATGTTTGCTTGTTTGGAACTTAAAAAACGGACCAAAGAATATAAGGAACACAACATCACATGATTGCCAGTCAGCAGCCCAGACGGACTTTGCCTGGCCACTTTGTTCTTTGCCCCGCTGTGGGGGTAGAATGCTTGTCAAACAGACCttgggcctcatttataaacactAGTGGTTCTGGGGGGGCAGggcccctgtgacaacaattttggacccccttgtggcccccctaaatgtggagtatgaaataatttttgctatcgttctttttttacatccgttattagacagtggcaacaaTGATGATTATGAACGTGGTCTTTTGCCTGCAATGCATtgaagaaaacgatatgacaacaataacgtctaatgtaactggcccctctaacagtacaactggcccctcttacagtacaactggccccagcttggcccccccagttgaaatggtctagaaccgccactgtttataaaccatgtgtatgtaaaaaATAGAACCCAAAACATGCATACTTTTAAGGACATTGAATTTTTTACTGCGGCACATAGAATAGTTTTTGCTCTAAAAGccaatatgtattccatatacagtgatttTATTTGTGGTGAATGTAATGGGCGGAGTTaaaggccagcaacactctaTTATTCAGGGTCCCGTGAAAttacaacatatatatatatatatatacacacacacatgcataagaTGAATGGCTTCCATGTTGTAGGCTTATGCTACCTCGTGAGTATGAAAATATCACAGAAAAGATGAGGAATTTATTAtgcaatgatcatggaaatgtgtttaacctttatttaagcagggagtcatgctgagaccatgGTCTCTTTCGGATATGAGCCCTGCATgaacatcaataaacaacaattacactaaacatatctatatacacatcaattacacaatacatgaaaagcaaaCACAAAAATCAACCTAATGATGATTTCATCAACCATATTGATTTCAACTGTCAAGTATTGACCATTCAGTGCAGATGAAAGGGGTGGAGAGAACAGATCCTCAAGCAATTAAGATACAATGTAAAACAAGACAGCAATCCATGCAAAACACAACATTTATAAATAATTGCCTAGGAAATAGATGcctatttgtaattattttaaaatgcaaAGATTAATAGAATAGATTTCCTCTCTTTTCACTAATGGCGAATGATTGCTCATATCCCCCATTTGCACAAAATACTAGTCTACTTGCCTGTTTTCAATGCTATACTTCACCAACTAGAAACTTTGTGTAGGCATGGTCTAAAAATTCCTCCTTAGTTGtacattttctcgaaatctaaaggcacaacctagattcgagccaatgtcttaaataagtgaacatgttattacacaacctcgtgaaagtgacgaaatgacacgttttcattttcgtcaaaaacaatTATCGAATAATCGAAGGAgggcctttgatttgacggcgtgcacatgcgcagttcagcCCGAGAGACCGTTAGACCAGATGACGTGTTTCTAAGCATGAGTTTAGcaagccaacgtcgccatgacgtCGCCTACAATTGTGATCGAGGATTTCTATTGGTGAAGCAGTTTGTCTGTTTTCATACAATGCTGTCTTTGGTAGAACGGACATTGCTCCATGTAGAAGGCTACTtcaccaccagagggcagcagtctctaataaatgtatttatttaacccttattttaccaggtaaattgactgagaacacattctcatttacatcaatgacctggggaatagttacaggggagaggaggggggatgaaatagccaattgtaagctggggatgattaggtgaccgtgatggtatgagggccagattgagaatttagccaggacaccggggttaacaaccCTACTCtaacgataagtgccatgggatctttagtgaccacaaagGTCAGGACagccgtttaacgtcccatccgaaagacggcaccctacacagggaaatgtccccaatcactgccctggggcattgtgaTATTTTTTTACCCCAGAGGAAAGGGTTCATCCTACTAATAATTTACCAATTTCAGTTTCATACTTCTCAAAGATGATAATTAGcttattacagtttttttcagtGATTAAAATTCAGCACAACATCATAATTTACAAATTGAAAGGTTATTATATTTTATGATTTTGATTCACATTGATGGTGGTGACTGAACTCAGGGGTGGCCAGCCAACGTACATTactatattatatttattaactaCGCAGTGTATGCAATATTTAGGCAGAATATAATTGAGCTATTCttactatacagtacatgtactaAAATACATTAATTCTACAGGTCAGTTCATCTCGATACTTCAAAACTCCTAAGAACGTCACAAGTCCGATGTGTGGGTCTTCCAGTGAGTTGGAGAGGATTGAGGAAACATGGAACAGTTTGAAAGCTTCATATGGACTGTATGTGAAACATTTCTGATTTGCACATTTTGTGGCTTGTcttgttttaaaaaaacaaatgatcaATGTAGATATTTCCTTCATGACATTTGAATCAGAGTTATTATTAGCCTACTATATAGTCTTAGTTTTAATTTGACTGAAACATTGTAGAAAAAACCATGGAGGAGAAAAGTACATTTCAGTAACATTTATTGACTGAATTTGCAGATAACAGGCTATCTTGGGTTTGGTGTCACATCTTTAAATGTAATGTATGCTGATGTTTTATTTCTTCTCTATTTCCAGATACCTGTTATATTGGTGCTTGAAAGCATTGGATCCTGTATTGCATGTGGTAGAGCTGAGTACAGAATAGGGGATGAATGTTGTCCCATGTGTTTAAAAGGTAAGGACCGTCTTTTTACATCATATGAATCACCAGACGGTAATAAACACCAACATATAACTTTTATCCTTCTAAACATTGAACCCTGTTCTACATATGATCCAGCCATCTATAAAATAGGTAATAGATATTGCATAATGTGTAGGCCTGGTAAGGACCTTGTGTATTTTTATGAGTTAAttaaaataataacaacaataataattatgataataataataccaaAACATAATTATTTTCTGGTTCTCTTTTCAACAGGATATCATGTAAATAGTCATTGTACTAAATCTACATTCACCCCCTGTGTGCTCTGTATTGACTCCACGTTCCTTGATGAGCCCAGTGGTaaaacaacatgcaacaactgTACCACATGTGATCCAGGTGAGAATTCTGTGTTCTGGGCATAAACACTGAGCTACTTTACTATATCAGCTGTTGTTTTAATGAAATACAACAGACTTTACATTTAGCTTCAGATACCAAGTGACATGTTTTCTCTATAGGTTTGGGTTTGATGGTGAAGCAGCCATGTACACCTTCATCAGACACTGTCTGTGGGACACTGGAGGGGTTCTACTGTCTAGACCCAACTAAGGATGGTTGTAGAGCAGCCCAGAGACACAGCAGCTGTAAACCTGGTCAATACATCAGCCACACAGGTTGGTCTTCTGTCTCACTCATAATACTAATTGTATCGTTATAATTCAATTGAGTCAAGTTTTTATCTTCATTGTGAACAATCATTAACAGTTAATGGAATTATATAAAGGGGGGGAACGAATGCAATCTTTCattaacatttcaacatgtaTTTSTGCAGGAACAACATCTACAGATACTGTGTGTTCTGACTGCCCTGGTAAAACCTATTCAGATGGATCATTAACATCTTGTCAACCACATACAGAGTAAGTGTGAACATGATTAGTTAGTTCAAAAGGTTATTCCCCTGAAGATATAAATACATGAATATACTCAAATAGAAACTTTAAAAAACATACCTCTGTTTATCTTTAACAGATGTGAATTCTTGGAAATTGAACCAGGAACTCCTTGGTTGGATTCAGAATGTGGAGTAGCCTCACTCCCCACAGCTCGAGTCATAGCTGGTGTTCTGATAGGTGTTCTATTTGTTCTGATTGCCACCATAACTGGTGTTTGTTTATTTATGAGAaatagagaaatggagagaagagaaatagTGAGAACAAGACAAAACTTAGGTAAGATGACTGGAATTGTATTTGTACCATTCATTGTTTTCATTGCCTGTGATATTCAGTTTACTCTGTGAATGCTGCATGTTCTACTTCTCATAGTGTAGATTACTACTGTTTTATCGTCATGGTTACATGGTATGTTTATTACAATATTGGTCATCTGTCTTTTTTATAGACCCTCAAATACCTACACAGGTATGTTTGTAAATCTATgaatatctttcatcacattgtaCTACTTTGTGCTTTCTTCTGACTGACATTTTAATTTattgggccagtttcccagacagagATTATGCCTAGTTTTGGAATAAAAAGCATTTTAAATGGAAAGTCTTCATTGAATGCGCTTCTTAGTCCAGGACTGAGTGTAATatctgtctgggaaactggcccaatGTGTTTAACTCATTTCTGATTCCATTTGATAGGCATCTCCAGATCAGGAAATACCAATGCTGTCTGGGGGAACTGGAAACGGTAAGGCATACCTTCATGGTTTTCAAAATATGTACAGAATAGTTTTTATGAGTTAAAAGAATTTCAAACATATTTATGAGTAAATGTATATGGTATATAACTTTATCAAGTCATCAATGCTAAGACCAATGATATGATACAAGAATATAGGACAAGCTATTGTACTACAAAACATTGTCCAGAATGTAAATGAATTACTGATAAATGACAAATTACTTCTCTCCCCAGATTCACGCTCCCATCACAGTCAGGGAGTCAACATTCTGTAATCTGTGGTCCACTGGCTGGCTGGTCCAGCCATCTCTAGTGTATCTTAACACTACatgttaaatgtgatattgtAGAATCTGGTTGATATGAAAACAGGATTCTACACCACATTCAATTGTTGTGTAAAGAAATGAAACACATTGAAACCCAACCTCCAGTTAGAAGAATGTGACTTCTAGATACCTGTTGGGAGAGgaccactgtgtctttgtatcACATGGGGATGTTTGAAACTTACTCATCAGCCTGAACTGTTCCCACTTGTGTCAGCGAATAGATAGCTTTTTgcgtgaacagttgatgttgagatgtgtctgttacttgaactctgaagcatttattttggctgcaatttctgaggctggtaactctaatgcacttatcctctgcagctgaggtaactctggatcttcctttcctgtgtcggtcctcatgagagccagtttcatcatagctctctatggttttcgcgactgcacttgaagaaactttcaaaatgttccgtattgactgacattcatgttttaaagtaatgatggactgtcgtttctctttggttatttgagctgttcttgccataatatggacatggtattttaccaaatagggctatcttctgtataccacccctaccttgtcacaacacaactgattggctcaaatgcattaagaaggaaataaattccacaaattaacttttaacaaggcacactccaggtgactacttcatgaagctggttgagagaatgccaagagtgtgcaaagctgtcatcaaggcaaagggtgcctactttgaggaatctcaaatataaactatatttggatttgtttaacactttttggttactatgtgattccatatgtgttatttcatagttttgatgtcttcactattattgtacaatgtagaaaatagtaaaaataaagaacctcatgaatgagtaggtgtgttcaaacttcggactggtactgtaggtgctgGCCTAATAAAGTCTAGATGAAAAATAATTGAAACGTTGTCATTAAAGGTGGTAGTAAGGAGCATATACAGTGTCCAGGCCTTTCTGTTCTTTTTATAACTACATCACTGGATACCACAtcattggttactacatcattgcTTACGGTGACAGCATGATAAAAGGATAACTATGAATgagaagagaggacagtctaCCCACTGTATGTGACTACAGATTTACTTAGAATGGGAGAGAGGGGTCAGTACATAACCTGGTACTAGTCTCTACTATGAACTATGAACATGAGCGAGAGCGTCATAAACCCTAGTTGATCTATTCTCCAGGCACTAGGCTCGCTGTTTGCTCTGCAGGGTCAAGATGCAATTGTCTCCATAGGCAGACTTAGGGCCTCCTCCATAAGAACGTCACATCTGGGCTATACATCTCAACACTTTCAGCGTCCGGCTGAGCTGCATTCGATACTGACCTTAAACCTCAGCTAACTCATGTTTCCTAGGGACTATACTTCCCTCAGTGTTGTAGTCCAGCTGCGGAGAGGATCACAGAATCGAGTGAGATATGGACAAAAACTTTATATGATATTGGCTTGAGATTTAGAATAATTAGATCATATCTGTTTAATGCTACTGACAGCAGAGGGCGGTACAACTAGACAGTGACCGGATGTAAGCCCTGTGTTGCTGGAGATACATGATATCTAACCTTTTGTTTATACTTGAACTCAGCTGCTTCCTGTTTAAGTCTTAGTTAAATATATGTTAATGCTACTGACACTAGAAGCCAGTACAACCTAGCCATGACTGGATGCATGCTCTTTCTAAATAATTAACTTATTTGTACACGGTACCTCACTACGTGTACGACTACAACGCAAAACAGAATATTAATTATTGTAACACATGCTGATGGTGATATGACATGGGACAGAGTAAATGATAATATAGATTATATTGTGACAATATCCTCTTGTGGTTCTGGAAAATAATAAATGATTGGAGCTGTACAACTATTCTGTGGCATCATGTCAGAATAAAGAATCCGTGTGGAAGAGATTGTATATGACTCGTTAACTATGACTCAACACTTTCAGGAATTCTCATTGAAGTAGGTTTATTGTTGTTTACTCAAGATCAGTTTAGCACTGCCAACAAAAAACATATCAGAATCGAAGACacaaccttcaaataggtatgtaaacacatttataaatctttatagtgtttttatttacaatttTAGAAGGCGATAgagtgataagttggacagattaGATGTGAAAAAAGCATTTTCCCACACAAcaatctgtccttctcactatcacgcatcaGTTTCGCTTCCATCACCCCATTCTTAAATTTATAAATAGACCCGACGggcctcattgcctgcttgaattatgcagaaacggcaGCGTTATGGTATGTAATTGATTATGTGTggaaggggagaaattgtgctttaaaCAATGGTTATTGCATTTACAGTTGATCgggaagtattacgttttgggGCACATAAATCATAAGGCAATTATCACGGACCAGACGGCGATGTACGAGTTACGTTAGTATACGCTATTCAAATCTTCCAAAGCGAAGTGACACCTGCACTTTACATTTTTGAGTTATTACTTAAAACCGATCAGAATTCcgaaggtgcaatttcgaaattgggtaggcATCATCAGTTTTTATTGTTCATTGATAATATAGAGAGCAATTATACTTGTCAAAAATGTCCAGATCAATAGCCCATGTCAGCAACAATTTTTTCCTAGGTTTTGtgccatagattttgttgtaaatgtttgcgTTCTCAAAGATAGAATGAATACACATATATAACAtggaaaatgtatagaattgcaaagaatataattgaaactttattaaacaagacaAAATGTTCCTTGCACCCTGGAATGACAAATAATTGTGTATGAATGCTGAAattgatttttttatatttataattTTACCCAATTCTTCCGTACCAATTATTCGTGGTAATATCTAGTATATATATATCTtctgtctcatcgctacaactcccgtacgggctcgggagagacgaaggtcgaaagtcatgcgtcctcgaAGCACatacccaaccaagccgcactgcttcttaacacagcgcgcctccaaccggaagccagccgccaccaatgtgtaggagaaacaccgtgcacccgcccccttgCTTAGCGCACTGCGCCCGTGAACGTTGTGGACGCGATGAGTAGGCGACAGGAGTtgtggagcgcgatgagacaagatatccctacggccaaaccctccactaaccggacgacgctaggccatatgtgcgtcgcccacggacccccggtcgcggccggctgcgatcAAGCTGGGCCGAACTCAGAGACTCTGGCTGCGACAAAGCTGGGCGGacaacccagagactctggtggcacagcagcgctgcgatgcagtgccctagaccactgcgcaccCGGGAGGCCCGGAAACCTGCAATATAAACTGCTATAATCTCTACTACACCatggtgtcaaactctggccgcGGGCCAAATTTGCCCGTGGGTAATAATTATGGCCCGCGAGGACAATACTAAATTACTACTAGAGGCTGGCCCACCGGTTATTATACAGCGCATATCCGCGTAATACTACGAATCActataatgctctgctgttgttttcgcgcgcaatcaggacaggaccagaaacgccctctcctctgtgacagtagtcatagcaacatagacgctacaactgtcagcgcgctatcccttcccaaaaatggaagaaagaaaggcagaaaacaggagctttctggtaAAGTGGGAGGcaagaatatctgtttacatatgtaaaagacaaacctgtttgtcttgtttgtggagtcaagtgctgtaagtaaggagtacaacattagagaCACTATAgaacgaaacaccatgacaaatacaaggacatggacatgactcaaaggagcacagaaagtagaggagatgaaaataagtttggtttcaaacagaatatgttcaaaaagccacatcacaaagtgaggctgctgtaaaggctagttatatagtgcAGCATAGAATCGCAAAATCAGccggccctttaatgagggagagttcgtgaaaaagtgcatgatgaaagtttgtgacctcgtatgcccatttttcaaacgtgagcctgagcaggaaTCAGAATGAATAGAACACATGTGATCTTGTCCACCAATTCTGTATGAcagctgatggaaaagggaaaagattttcGTTGCGTTCCTCcctcgctgtggatgagagctgcgacgcatctggaaaaagtttattttggtatttaaattcagaaggctgcaaatagaaaagaggcatacgatttttatttttattttattataattaaataaatgaatgccattgatgtttTTTTCATTTGAATATCGATTTTGATTCTCCACTAttaaaattatatattgtatggtaataagcgatgcttgtttcatattcaatgttaaagcaaactTGTTTGGTCCAATATTAAAGGTTCATTTGTacatgttggcccgcgactttgttagGTTTTACATTTGCCACtagggtatttgagtttgacacccctgctctacaccaactagaggggtgtgaacagtttgtgtcatgaacagtgcttgtgcccaatagaaataacATGGGCGCGGGTTgttcccaatgctggaaggggggcctgagtgaaacagtttgggaaccctgctgtagagagttcattgtaccatctaaaccactgtgaattgCTCTCAAAATTATGTGGAACCTGCTTTGTTGAACATTCTTGTTTCAAACTCATGTGCATAATATGGAgtttggtcctccctttgctgctataaacagcctccactcttctgggaaggctttcccacaTAGATGTTGGAAATATTGCTGCAGACGGAGGACTTGCTTCATGAAAGACCACAGACAATTAGATGAGGTCaacggcactgatgttgggtgattaggcctggcttgcagtcagctttccaattcatcctaaaggtgttcaatggggctgaggtcagggctctgtgcagcaggccagtcaagttcttccacaccgatctcgaacatcaaaacatttctgtacggacctcRCTTTGTCCACAGGGgcatttgtcatgctgaaacaggaaagggccttccccaaactgttgccgcaaagttggaagcacagaatcggctagactgtcattgtatgctgtagcgttaatatttcccttcactggaactaag includes:
- the LOC112071034 gene encoding tumor necrosis factor receptor superfamily member 14-like isoform X4, whose translation is MEQFESFIWTIPVILVLESIGSCIACGRAEYRIGDECCPMCLKGYHVNSHCTKSTFTPCVLCIDSTFLDEPSGKTTCNNCTTCDPGLGLMVKQPCTPSSDTVCGTLEGFYCLDPTKDGCRAAQRHSSCKPGQYISHTGTTSTDTVCSDCPGKTYSDGSLTSCQPHTECEFLEIEPGTPWLDSECGVASLPTARVIAGVLIGVLFVLIATITGVCLFMRNREMERREIVRTRQNLDPQIPTQASPDQEIPMLSGGTGNDSRSHHSQGVNIL
- the LOC112071034 gene encoding tumor necrosis factor receptor superfamily member 14-like isoform X2, producing MAQFESLIWIIPVILVLESIGSCIACGRAEYRIGDECCPMCLKGYHVNSHCTKSTFTPCVLCIDSTFLDEPSGKTTCNNCTTCDPGLGLMVKQPCTPSSDTVCGTLEGFYCLDPTKDGCRAAQRHSSCKPGQYISHTGTTSTDTVCSDCPGKTYSDGSLTSCQPHTECEFLEIEPGTPWLDSECGVASLPTARVIAGVLIGVLFVLIATITGVCLFMRNREMERREIVRTRQNLDPQIPTQASPDQEIPMLSGGTGNDSSPRHSQGLDIL
- the LOC112071034 gene encoding tumor necrosis factor receptor superfamily member 14-like isoform X1 — translated: MAQFESLIWIIPVILVLESIGSCIACGRAEYRIGDECCPMCLKGYHVNSHCTKSTFTPCVLCIDSTFLDEPSGKTTCNNCTTCDPGLGLMVKQPCTPSSDTVCGTLEGFYCLDPTKDGCRAAQRHSSCKPGQYISHTGTTSTDTVCSDCPGKTYSDGSLTSCQPHTECEFLEIEPGTPWLDSECGVASLPTARVIAGVLIGVLFVLIATITGVCLFMRNREMERREIVRTRQNLDPQIPTQASPDQEIPMLSGGTGNDSRSHHSQGVNIL
- the LOC112071034 gene encoding tumor necrosis factor receptor superfamily member 14-like isoform X5, with the protein product MCRPGYHVNSHCTKSTFTPCVLCIDSTFLDEPSGKTTCNNCTTCDPGLGLMVKQPCTPSSDTVCGTLEGFYCLDPTKDGCRAAQRHSSCKPGQYISHTGTTSTDTVCSDCPGKTYSDGSLTSCQPHTECEFLEIEPGTPWLDSECGVASLPTARVIAGVLIGVLFVLIATITGVCLFMRNREMERREIVRTRQNLDPQIPTQASPDQEIPMLSGGTGNDSRSHHSQGVNIL